In Leptotrichia sp. oral taxon 221, the DNA window CATTGTCCTTAACTTTAGATTTAGTTTTTTCAGCTTCAATCTCTTCCAACACATATGCCAATCTATACCCAGCTGGAATTGATCCTAACTGATACGCCTTGTTATAAATATTTTTAGCCTTCTTCAACTCATTCTTAGTTTCATAAAGTCTTCCCAAATAATTCATAACATCTACATCACCTTTTTGAATAGCTTTTTGGTAATAATCCTCAGCTTTATCATAATCTTTCATATTTTCATATATAAATCCTTGATATCCTAAAACCACTGATTTATCAGATTTTGCAGCATCTAATACTTGCAATGCCAATTGATAGTTGTCTTTACTTCTATTTACTAATTTTGAAGCCAACTCAAAGGCAGACAAATAATATTTATCCTTTTCAAAAGACTGATTATATAATTGAACTGCTTCATCTTCTTTATCTTCACTTTCAAGAATTTTTCCTTTTGCATATAAAGCCGGTGAAAATCCTTCTGAAATAAATTCTTTCAATATATCATAAGCTTTTTCATAATCTGACATTACTTCTAAAACTAAAGTTCCAAGCTCTTTTTTCTCATCCTTTGAAATTGAACCATCCTTTAATTTTTTGTCTAAATTTTCCATTTTTTTGTACTCATTAGAAAACTTTTTGTTATACTCATAAGAATAAGTCGCATACATATCTCCAGCATCTTTTCCTTTTTTCAAGTACTCTTGTGCCTTCTCAAACTCAAATTTATCCTCATAAATTCTTCCTAACGTAAAATACGATCTAACAAACCCTTGTTTAGCAGAACTTTCCAACAAAGGAATAATTTGGTCATCATTAGGATTTTGCTTTTGCAAGTAAGAGGCTTTGTAAAATTCCGCTATTCCCTTACTTTTTTTCAGATATCTATTCCAAAAATCTTCTCCTGTTTCACCTAAATACGCATACGCCAGTCCAAATACATCTTCATTTCCTAAATCAGCTGTTTTTTCCAATTGTTTTACTACACTATTTTCATCTTTTTTTAATAATATTCCCATTAATGATTTTTCAAGTTCATCGTAACCTCTAGCACTCTTTGAACATGAAAACAACATAAAAGGAATAAATAAAAAACAGAATATTTTTTTCATACTTTCTCATTCCTATCTTTATTCTATTTTGATGTATTTATCTTATTGTTG includes these proteins:
- a CDS encoding sel1 repeat family protein, encoding MKKIFCFLFIPFMLFSCSKSARGYDELEKSLMGILLKKDENSVVKQLEKTADLGNEDVFGLAYAYLGETGEDFWNRYLKKSKGIAEFYKASYLQKQNPNDDQIIPLLESSAKQGFVRSYFTLGRIYEDKFEFEKAQEYLKKGKDAGDMYATYSYEYNKKFSNEYKKMENLDKKLKDGSISKDEKKELGTLVLEVMSDYEKAYDILKEFISEGFSPALYAKGKILESEDKEDEAVQLYNQSFEKDKYYLSAFELASKLVNRSKDNYQLALQVLDAAKSDKSVVLGYQGFIYENMKDYDKAEDYYQKAIQKGDVDVMNYLGRLYETKNELKKAKNIYNKAYQLGSIPAGYRLAYVLEEIEAEKTKSKVKDNVRKSKEAKQILEKLSENGDDYSTVDLSLYYPEKDKNIRILNLKAAAKLNSTAFYNLGVYYYTRNDKNKSKVYFRIAKDNGYDIGPVFEKFIEGK